The following proteins are encoded in a genomic region of Thiomonas sp. X19:
- a CDS encoding ABC transporter ATP-binding protein produces the protein MVETSNKGAPLPRAGGAFFKIDQVTKRFGDVTAVDNIELDIAKGEIFALLGSSGCGKSTLLRMLAGFETPSSGRVFLAGEDITDLPPYERPINMMFQSYALFPHLTVFDNIAFGLRRDKMDKRAVTQRVEQMLDLVQLKPYAKRKPHQLSGGQQQRVALARSLAKSPKMLLLDEPLAALDKKLRERTQLELVSILRKVGVTCVMVTHDQEEAMTMADRIAVMREGRFLQLGTPSEIYEHPQTRFVADFIGNVNLFEGRLVTDEPDHCEVRCDDGLFHIGHGIAGTLGMELNVALRPEKILLEAGHHAHPNNALHGVISARSYMGSYTVYELQLPTQRRMRVTVSNADRHADPFDVGTAVTASWAATSPVVIVD, from the coding sequence ATGGTGGAGACCAGCAACAAGGGGGCACCCTTGCCTCGAGCGGGCGGAGCCTTTTTCAAGATCGACCAGGTGACGAAGCGCTTCGGCGATGTCACCGCGGTCGACAACATCGAACTCGACATCGCCAAGGGCGAAATCTTTGCCCTGCTCGGCTCCTCGGGCTGCGGCAAGTCCACCTTGCTGCGCATGCTCGCCGGGTTCGAGACGCCCAGCAGCGGCCGCGTGTTTCTGGCGGGCGAGGACATCACCGATCTGCCGCCCTACGAGCGTCCGATCAACATGATGTTCCAGTCCTACGCGCTGTTCCCGCACCTCACGGTGTTCGACAACATCGCCTTCGGCCTGCGCCGCGACAAGATGGACAAGCGGGCCGTGACCCAGCGGGTCGAGCAGATGCTCGATCTGGTGCAACTCAAGCCCTACGCCAAGCGCAAGCCGCACCAACTCTCCGGCGGCCAGCAGCAGCGCGTGGCCCTGGCGCGCAGCCTGGCCAAGAGTCCCAAGATGCTGCTGCTCGACGAGCCTCTTGCTGCGCTCGACAAGAAGCTGCGCGAGCGCACCCAGCTCGAACTCGTGAGCATTCTGCGCAAGGTCGGCGTGACCTGCGTGATGGTCACGCACGATCAGGAAGAGGCCATGACCATGGCCGACCGCATCGCCGTGATGCGCGAAGGCCGCTTCCTGCAACTGGGCACGCCCAGCGAAATCTACGAACACCCGCAGACCCGTTTCGTCGCCGACTTCATCGGCAACGTCAACCTGTTCGAAGGCCGCCTCGTCACCGACGAGCCCGACCACTGCGAAGTGCGTTGCGACGACGGCCTGTTCCACATCGGCCACGGCATCGCCGGCACCCTGGGCATGGAGCTCAACGTCGCCCTGCGTCCCGAAAAAATCTTGCTCGAGGCCGGGCATCACGCGCACCCCAACAACGCCCTGCACGGGGTCATTTCCGCACGCTCCTACATGGGCAGCTACACCGTGTACGAACTGCAGTTGCCCACGCAGCGGCGCATGCGCGTCACCGTGTCCAACGCCGACCGCCATGCCGACCCTTTCGACGTCGGCACCGCGGTCACCGCGAGCTGGGCCGCCACCTCGCCCGTGGTCATCGTCGACTGA
- a CDS encoding ABC transporter permease subunit, whose amino-acid sequence MADLAPPAVGKRPAKLFNWGRLAVIGSPQLWLIAFLLAPFFVLLKISLSESNALGIGFDPIISYVNDSLQFKLRFGAYLALVRDNLYILTYLSSLWYAFLTTVLCLVIGYPFSYFLARSNPNVRSALLMLVMLPFWTSFLIRIYAWKNLLDVNGLINQFLMWAGIIHTPLRMMFTEFSFMIGMVYGYIPFMILPLYATLVKLDTRMIEAAADLGATPLKTFWLVTIPLSRSGIIAGSLLVFIPAVGEYVIPELLAGPSTLNIGRVMWNEFFLNLDWQRASAVAIVMIILILGPIAVFNKYQTKALEAAR is encoded by the coding sequence ATGGCAGACCTCGCTCCCCCGGCGGTTGGCAAACGCCCCGCAAAGCTCTTCAACTGGGGCCGGCTCGCCGTCATCGGCTCGCCGCAGCTCTGGCTCATTGCTTTCCTGCTCGCGCCCTTTTTCGTCCTGCTCAAGATCAGCCTGTCGGAAAGCAACGCCCTGGGCATCGGCTTCGATCCCATCATTTCCTACGTCAACGACAGCCTGCAGTTCAAGCTGCGCTTCGGCGCCTACCTCGCACTGGTGCGCGACAACCTCTACATCCTCACCTACCTCTCGTCGCTCTGGTATGCCTTCCTCACCACGGTGCTGTGCCTGGTGATCGGCTACCCGTTCTCCTACTTCCTGGCGCGCTCCAACCCCAATGTGCGTTCGGCGCTGCTGATGCTGGTGATGTTGCCGTTCTGGACCTCCTTCCTCATCCGCATCTACGCCTGGAAAAACCTGCTCGACGTCAACGGCCTGATCAACCAGTTCCTCATGTGGGCCGGCATCATCCACACGCCGCTGCGCATGATGTTCACCGAGTTCTCCTTCATGATCGGCATGGTCTACGGCTACATCCCGTTCATGATCCTGCCGCTCTACGCCACGCTGGTCAAGCTCGACACCCGCATGATCGAGGCCGCCGCCGACCTCGGCGCCACACCGCTCAAGACCTTCTGGCTGGTGACCATTCCGCTGTCGCGCTCGGGCATCATCGCCGGCTCGCTGCTGGTGTTCATTCCGGCGGTGGGCGAGTACGTCATTCCTGAACTTCTGGCTGGCCCGTCCACGCTCAACATCGGCCGGGTGATGTGGAACGAGTTCTTCCTCAACCTCGACTGGCAGCGCGCCTCGGCCGTGGCCATCGTCATGATCATCCTCATCCTCGGGCCCATCGCGGTGTTCAACAAATACCAGACCAAGGCATTGGAGGCCGCGCGATGA
- a CDS encoding ABC transporter permease, whose product MKRSSALPTVWMILVYFFLYLPIVVLVIYSFNASKMVTLWGGWTVEWYGAVLHDHQLISALALSLKVALSTATASVVLGTLAAFALTRYRRFKGKSLLNFMINIPLVMPTVVIALALLLFFVTVQKTIGFPQKGFLTIFIGHTVMAISYATVVVQSRLKEMDRSIEEAAMDLGARPFQVFMLVTLPSISQALVSAWLLAFSLSIDEVVISAFLSGPGATTLPVVIFSRARLGLNPTINVVGAITVYLVVVAVAISSVLIARRERRRALESAAAYRQEIEFHPGVHAGDTGIVLS is encoded by the coding sequence ATGAAACGGTCCTCGGCTTTGCCCACGGTCTGGATGATCCTGGTTTATTTCTTTCTCTACCTGCCCATCGTGGTGCTGGTGATCTATTCCTTCAACGCCTCGAAGATGGTCACCCTCTGGGGCGGCTGGACGGTGGAGTGGTATGGCGCCGTGCTGCACGACCATCAGCTCATCTCCGCCCTCGCCCTCTCGCTCAAGGTGGCGCTGTCCACCGCCACCGCTTCGGTGGTGCTGGGCACGCTGGCGGCCTTCGCGCTCACGCGCTACCGGCGCTTCAAGGGCAAGAGCCTGCTCAATTTCATGATCAACATCCCGCTGGTCATGCCCACGGTGGTCATTGCGCTGGCGCTGCTGCTGTTTTTCGTCACCGTGCAAAAAACCATCGGCTTCCCGCAAAAAGGCTTTCTCACCATTTTCATCGGCCACACCGTCATGGCCATCTCCTACGCCACCGTGGTGGTGCAGTCCCGCCTGAAGGAAATGGACCGCTCCATCGAAGAGGCCGCGATGGACCTCGGCGCGCGCCCCTTCCAGGTGTTCATGCTCGTCACCTTGCCGTCCATTTCGCAAGCCCTGGTGTCGGCCTGGCTGCTGGCGTTCTCGCTGTCCATCGACGAGGTGGTGATCTCCGCCTTCCTCTCCGGCCCCGGCGCCACCACGCTGCCCGTGGTCATCTTCTCGCGCGCCCGCCTGGGGCTGAACCCCACCATCAACGTCGTCGGTGCCATCACTGTGTATCTGGTGGTCGTCGCCGTGGCCATCAGCAGCGTGCTCATCGCCCGCCGCGAACGCCGGCGCGCTTTGGAAAGCGCCGCCGCCTACCGCCAGGAAATCGAGTTCCATCCCGGGGTGCATGCGGGAGATACCGGAATCGTGCTTTCGTAG
- a CDS encoding aspartate aminotransferase family protein — MKLNDLPAFDTATLRAKDAAHHLHPFTDTKDLNAGGSRVIVRGEGVRIWDSEGHEIIDGMSGLWCVNLGYGRQDLVDAATRQMQLLPFYNAFFRTTTAPTIELATLLADVAPPGFEHVFFTNSGSEGNDTIIRLVRRYWDLMGQPQRKTLISRHNAYHGSTLGGASLGGMSGMHAQGDLPLPGITHIDQPYALQHGRPGESEHAFGLRAAGWLEAKILELGADKVAAFIGEPVQGAGGVIIPPASYWPEIQRICDQYGVLLVSDEVICGFGRLGTWFGCQHPHINFRPDLITFAKGVTSGYLPLGGVLVSDRIANVLIEQGGDFNHGFTYSGHPTCCAVAIANVQALRAEGVVQRVANDTAPYLGAQFATLADHPLVGDAQSLGMVAGLVLYKDKATRTLFDAALGVGYRCRDNCFKNGVVMRAVEERMIIAPPLVISHAEIDEMIRRIRRSLDDTVAGLRADGLL; from the coding sequence ATGAAACTTAACGATCTACCCGCTTTCGACACCGCCACCCTGCGCGCCAAGGACGCCGCGCACCACCTGCATCCCTTCACCGACACCAAGGATCTCAACGCCGGCGGCAGCCGTGTCATCGTGCGCGGCGAAGGCGTGCGCATCTGGGATTCCGAGGGCCACGAAATCATCGACGGCATGTCCGGCCTGTGGTGCGTCAACCTCGGCTACGGCCGGCAGGACCTGGTGGACGCGGCCACCCGGCAAATGCAGCTGCTGCCGTTCTACAACGCGTTTTTCCGCACCACCACCGCGCCGACCATCGAGCTGGCCACGCTGCTGGCCGACGTGGCGCCACCCGGCTTCGAGCATGTGTTCTTCACCAACTCGGGGTCCGAAGGCAACGACACCATCATCCGCCTGGTGCGCCGCTATTGGGATCTGATGGGCCAGCCGCAGCGCAAAACCCTCATCAGCCGCCATAACGCCTACCACGGCAGCACCCTGGGCGGGGCGTCGCTCGGCGGCATGAGCGGCATGCACGCGCAGGGCGATCTGCCGCTGCCGGGCATCACCCATATCGACCAGCCCTACGCCTTGCAGCACGGCAGGCCGGGCGAGAGCGAGCATGCCTTCGGCCTGCGCGCGGCAGGCTGGCTGGAGGCCAAGATTCTGGAGCTGGGCGCCGACAAGGTGGCCGCCTTCATCGGCGAGCCGGTGCAGGGCGCCGGTGGCGTCATCATCCCGCCGGCCAGCTACTGGCCCGAGATTCAACGCATCTGCGACCAGTACGGCGTGCTGTTGGTGTCCGATGAAGTCATCTGCGGCTTCGGCCGGCTCGGCACCTGGTTTGGCTGCCAGCATCCGCACATCAATTTCCGTCCCGACCTCATCACCTTCGCCAAGGGCGTGACCTCGGGCTACCTGCCGCTCGGCGGCGTGCTGGTGAGCGACCGCATCGCCAATGTCCTCATCGAGCAGGGCGGCGATTTCAACCACGGCTTCACCTACTCCGGCCACCCCACCTGCTGCGCCGTGGCCATCGCCAATGTGCAGGCGCTGCGCGCCGAAGGTGTGGTGCAACGCGTGGCCAACGACACGGCGCCCTACCTCGGCGCGCAGTTCGCCACCCTGGCCGACCACCCCCTGGTGGGCGATGCCCAATCCTTGGGCATGGTCGCGGGACTGGTGCTTTACAAGGACAAAGCGACGCGCACCTTGTTCGATGCCGCGCTGGGCGTGGGCTACCGCTGCCGCGACAACTGCTTCAAAAACGGGGTGGTGATGCGCGCCGTGGAGGAACGCATGATCATCGCGCCGCCACTGGTCATCAGCCACGCTGAAATCGACGAAATGATCCGCCGGATTCGACGCAGTCTGGACGACACAGTGGCTGGTCTTCGGGCCGATGGGCTGCTATAA
- a CDS encoding polyamine ABC transporter substrate-binding protein, with the protein MHRKPSLKSPLSTISIAAKLVSTLALGFAALGFSASQPAAAADNVLNIYNWSDYIAPTTVPDFEKETGIKVRYDTFDSNETLFAKMVAGDTGYDLVVPSSNWAAIDIKGGLLLPIDKSKIPNYKNLNPELMKLLAQVDPGNKYLIPWMWGYTTVGINVGKVKQALGSTPMPANPWDLVFNPTYANKLKSCGISFLDSGGDIMEAAFNYLGIPQATNNPADFEKAYAMVQKIRPDVSEFSSSGYINDLAGGNICASLGWSGDMGIASHRAKEAKNGVDIKVFPPTHGAVIFIDTMDIPADAKHVDNAYKFLNYRLQPKVCAADTNTVYYANPVPASLPMVLPRVKDNDYVFLDPAMMNKLIPPKVYTSEERRLVTRLYTKFKTGL; encoded by the coding sequence ATGCATCGCAAACCGAGTCTGAAATCGCCGCTTTCGACAATCTCGATCGCGGCCAAACTGGTGTCCACTTTGGCGCTGGGCTTCGCCGCGCTGGGCTTCAGCGCCAGCCAACCGGCCGCCGCGGCCGACAACGTGCTGAACATCTACAACTGGTCCGACTACATCGCGCCCACCACGGTGCCCGATTTCGAGAAAGAAACCGGCATCAAGGTGCGCTACGACACCTTCGATTCCAACGAAACGCTGTTCGCCAAAATGGTCGCGGGCGATACCGGCTACGACCTCGTCGTGCCCTCGTCCAACTGGGCCGCCATCGACATCAAGGGCGGCCTGCTGCTGCCCATCGACAAGTCCAAGATTCCCAACTACAAGAACCTCAACCCCGAGTTGATGAAGCTGTTGGCGCAAGTCGATCCGGGCAACAAATACCTCATTCCCTGGATGTGGGGCTACACCACCGTGGGCATCAACGTGGGCAAGGTCAAGCAGGCGCTGGGCAGCACGCCCATGCCGGCCAACCCCTGGGACCTGGTGTTCAACCCCACCTATGCCAACAAGCTCAAGTCCTGCGGCATTTCCTTCCTCGACTCGGGTGGCGACATCATGGAGGCGGCCTTCAACTACCTCGGCATTCCGCAAGCCACGAACAACCCGGCCGACTTCGAGAAGGCCTATGCCATGGTGCAAAAAATCCGCCCTGATGTGAGCGAGTTCTCCTCCAGCGGCTACATCAACGACCTGGCCGGTGGCAATATCTGCGCCTCGCTCGGCTGGTCGGGTGATATGGGCATCGCCTCGCACCGCGCCAAGGAAGCCAAGAACGGGGTGGACATCAAGGTCTTCCCGCCCACCCATGGCGCCGTCATCTTCATCGACACCATGGACATCCCGGCCGATGCCAAGCATGTCGACAACGCCTACAAATTCCTCAACTACCGTCTGCAACCCAAGGTCTGCGCCGCCGACACCAACACGGTGTACTACGCCAACCCGGTGCCAGCCTCGCTGCCCATGGTGCTGCCGCGCGTGAAGGACAACGACTACGTCTTCCTCGACCCGGCGATGATGAACAAGCTCATCCCGCCCAAGGTCTACACCAGCGAGGAACGCCGTCTGGTCACCCGCCTGTACACCAAGTTCAAGACCGGTCTGTAA